In the genome of Halosolutus amylolyticus, the window ACCAGTCGTCGTACTCGGCCTCGGGGATCGAGAACGCGAAGTGAGTGTGGAGCCCCCCGCGCGGGTATCCCTCGGGACGGCGGAGCACGAGGTCGGTCTCGCCGGCCCCGAGCGCGAGTTCCCCGTCGCGGTCCTCGCGGACGGTCAGTCCCAGCCGCTCCTCGTAGAACGTGCGTGCTCGATCGAGGTACTTGACCTCGAGTGCGAGCCACGACAGCCGACCCAGCATATCCGATCGTACTCCGTCCGGGAGCAAAGAAGCGTCGCCGATCGAAGGGCGGGTCCGGACCACGAACGAACCCTGTGGAAACCGGAACGCGGTTTGCAAACGTGTATTCGAGCGAAATCGGCCGGTTCTCCCGCGTTTATGCACGCGACGGTCCTACGGTGTGGTATGAGCTTCCGCGTCGACGAGCGCGCGACCGACTTCAGGGAGATCGACCGGTTCGACGGCGGCGTCGGCTGGATCGCCCATCCGGACGAGCGGATGCAACGGGCGAGTCACGCCCTCGAGATCGACGGCGAGGTCTGGATCCTCGACCCCGTCGACGCCGAGGGACTGGACGACCTCGTCGCCGAGTTCGGCGACGTCGCCGGCGTCGTCGTCATGCTCGATCGGCACAGACGCGACGCCGCCGCGATCGCCGACCGATACGGCGTCCACGTCTACCTGCCCGACTTCTTCGAGGGCGTCGCCGAGGACCTCGACGCGCCGATCGTTCGCTTCGGCGGCGAGCTCGCGGATACCGGCCTCGAGGCCCGGACGGTCGTCGACAACCGGTTCTGGCAGGAGGTGTCGCTCTACAACCCCGACGACGGGACCCTCGTCGTTCCCGAATCCGTCGGGACGGCCGACTACTTCCGCGCCGGCGGCGAACGACTCGGCGTCCATCCGATGCGGCGGTTCGTTCCCCCGCGGGACGCGCTGGGCGACCTCAGTCCCGAGCGGGTGCTCGTCGCCCACGGGGCCGGCGTGATGGACGACGCGGCGGCCGCGCTCGCGGACGCCCTCAGCGGTTCCCGGAAACGGACCCCCAGGCTGTACGCCGAGGTCGGGCGGGACGTGCTGCCGTTCTAGCGCTCCTCCACCGTCTCCCGATCGGACGCGCTCGCAGTCGCCGCACGCGCCTCCGCTCGCAAACGTCCAGGCAGGTACACACTCGCAGTAGCGGCCACGAACACCCCTCGCAGTAGCGGCCACGAATACCCCTCGCCGATCGGCGGCCGCGGAGAACTCCCGATCGGTAGGCCGGGGATACACCTAACTGCGCGCCGCCCGTGTTATCCACCGTGGTCTACGTCACGCGGGCCCTCGTCGACGTGTTGCTCGACCTGGCCAGCGACGCCGATCCCGATCGGGTGACGACCGGCGTCTCCGTGACGCCCGCCGGCGAACTCGAGGGCGAGGACGCAGTCGCGATTCCCGACGAGACGCCGGTATTCACCGACTTCTACCTGCCCGACCCCGGCAATTCCGTCAACGCCGTCTTCGGCGTCGACCTCACGACCCCCGCCCGACAGGCCCAGGGGCAGTTCGTCTCCCACCCGCTCCGGGAACTCGAAGTGACGAAACGGGACGACCTCGCGGAAGTGATCTTTGTCGCCGTCCCGCCCTGGGAGATCGGCAAACGATCGTTCGCCGCGTTCGATCGATCCGGCGACCGTCACCCCCTCGAGATCATCGAGGCCACGGCGCCGGACCAGTCGCTGTCCGACGTCGAGTGGAAAACGGGACCGTGATACCGTCGGTCTCGAAACGACCTCCGCCCGATGCTGGAGGCCACGGCGCCGGACCAGTCGCTGTCCGACGTCGAGTGGAAAACGGGACCGTGATACCGTCGGTCTCGAAACGACCTCCGCCCGATGCTGGATCGCTAGACGCTCAAAAGCGTTCGGCCGACGGTAACGGGCATCCCGCTCCGCCGCGACGGAGATCCGCGGCCGGCGATCGGTCGACGACGAAGCCCGACCCTCAGTCGAGATAGCCGAGACCCTGGAGCTGTTCGGCGATCTCCTCGAACTCGGCTTCCGTCAACTGTCCCTCCTTCTGGTGCTGGATGACGATACTGCGCAGGAGAAACCGAACGAGGTCGCTCGTGCTCTGGAAACTCGTCCCCTCGATCGTCTCGTCGACCCGATCGGCGAGTTCCTTCGGGATCGACACCGTCGTGTATTCGGTCATACCCGATACTCCGTCGCCGAGGTCAAAGGCGTGTCGGCGCGGTCCACGGGCGTCGGACCGACGGATCGTCTCCGTAGCGGTTTTTATACCTCCCTGACTAGCGCTACGTATGGGAGTCCGGCCACCATCGAGTGGAGACGACGACGAACCCGAGAGCGTCGAGTTCGGTATCGCCGCCGTCGACGTTCGGCTCAAAGACGCTGATCTCACGTTCCCGGCGACGAGAGACGACGTCGCGGCGGAACTCGGTCACGAACGCATCCCCTACGACGTCCACGGCAACGACGTCGCCCTGGGCGAAATGCTCGCGGAGGTCGACGCCGACGAGTTTCGATCCCGCCAGGAACTGCTGAACGCCCTGCACGAACCCTTCGAGGAGTACCGGCGACGACACTCCGGCGGCGTCGTCCAGCAGGTCCGATCGCTCCTGCCGTTCTGATCGGTTCTCGTCCCGATTCGAGGAGCGCCCGGAGACGGTTCGGGCCGGTTCGGGGAACGGGTTAGTCGTCGTCTCTCTGCCTCGAATCCCGCGCGATCTGTTCGAGCCGGCGGCGCTGTTCGCGGTGTAACGTGACCAGCATGTCCGAGAGGACGCCGAACATGATCAACTGGACGCCGAGCAAGATCGCGGCCGCGGAGACGAGCGCCATGATCTCGTGGCCCTGCTGGTACTGGATCCACTGCCAGAGGACGTACGCCGCGATGACGCCGCCGGAGAGGACGCCGGCGACGCCGAGGCTCCCGAAGTAAAACAGCGGGTTGTTCGTCTTGGCGAGCGTGTACAGCGCCAGCAGGATCGTCCCGCCGTCTTTGATCGGGTGGAGGTTCGTTTCGGATTCGTCGGGCCGGGCGCTGTAGCTGACCGGCACGACGGTCGTCTCGATCCCGTGTTTCACGCACTCGACGGCGAGTTCGGTCTCGATCGTGAACCCGTCCGAGTCGAGCGAGAGGCGATCGAACGAGTCGACGGTAAACGCCCGGTAGCCCGAGAGGATGTCCTCGTAGCTGGCCCCGTGGATGAACCGGAACGATCGGTTGATCAGCCGGTTCCCGAACCCGTTCAGCGCGCGCATCGCGTCGTCGTCCATGTCGGCGAACCGGTTCCCGATCACGTGGTCGTACCCCCGCGAGAGCGGTTCGATCATCCGGTCGGCGTCGGCAGGGTCGTAGGTCCCGTCCCCGTCGAGCATCAACACGTACGGGACGGTAACGTACTCCAGCGCCTCCCGGACGGCCTGGCCCTTCCCGTCGCCGGACTGGACGATGACCTCGGCACCGCGGTCGCGCGCGATCGCCTGCGTCTCGTCGCTCGAACCACCGTCGACGACAACCACGTTCGTATACCCCTGCTCGCGAAAGCCGTCGATTACGTCGCCGATCGTCGCGGCCTCGTCGAGCGTCGGAATGAGCACGCAGACCTCCTCGGGCGCGATATCGCGCGTCTCCTCGGTCATCCCGAGGACCTCCTGCGTTCGGTCGACCGGGTCCACGCGTGCCCCGTCATGCTCCATTGCCAGGTACTCCCGTGTCGGACCGCAAAAGGTTGCTGATGATGGAGCGGTGGTCGTCGTTCCAGCTTCGGTCCCCGTGAGACGTTCGGCCGCCGGTCGTTCGTTTCGAACGTATCTCTCAGCCAGAAAGTTCTTGATACCGATGTTCGAACCTACGAACGATGAGTTCTGCTACCGGTCGATCGCGGACGGTCTCGGGAACTGACGCGCTCGCGCTACTCGAACGGAACGACTGCGCGTTCTGTGCCGATGGAACGCTCGTCAGAGAGCGGTACCGGGACAACGACGCCGTCGTCTGCGACCAGTGTGGAACGCCAGCGATGCAACTCTGGGACCCGGAGTGAGTTCGAGCCGGTCCGCTGACTGCACCGATCGGAAAGACCTTTTTCCACGACTGCCGACCGTCCCGTATGGATCTCACCGACGCTCGGATTCTCGTCACCGGCGGTGCGGGATTCGTCGGATCGCAACTCGTCGATCGCCTCCTCGCCGACGGTAACGAGGTCGTCGTCGTCGACGACCTCTCGAACGGCCGCGCGGAGTGGGTTCCCGCCGACGCGGACCTCTTCGAGGCCGATCTGACCGACCCCGCCGCCGTGAACGAGGTCGTCGACGCCGACCTCGATCTCGTCTTCCACTTCGCCGCCCGGAAAGACCCGAACGACGACGATCCGCGCGGGCAGTTCGCCGAGAACACGACGATGACCCACCGCCTGCTCGAGGCGTGTCGCGACGCGGGCGTCGAGGGATTCGCGTTCGCATCGTCCTCGACCGTCTACGGCGAAGCGCCGCGCCCGACCCCCGAAGACTTCGCCCCGCTCGAACCGATCAGCGTCTACGGGGCGAGCAAACTCGGCGAGGAGGGGCTGGTCTCGACTTACGCGCACTCCCACGGCCTCACCGCGTGGACGTTCCGCTTCGCGAACGTCGTCGGCCCGCGCCTCCGCGGGGCCGTCATTCCCGACTTCGTCGAGAAACTGCGGGCGAACCCGGACGCGCTCACGATCCTCGGCGACGGCCGCCAGGAGAAGTCCTACCTCCACGTCGAGGACTGCGTCGACGCGATGTGCCACGTGATCGAGACCGCCGGCGCCGACGCGGCCGAGGAGGGCGACGCTGCGGCGGAGGGCGCAATGTACACGTACAACCTCGGCACCCGGACGACCACCTCGGTCGATCGGATCGCCGACATCGTCAGCGACGTCCTCGATCTGGATCCCGACTACGAGTACACGGGCGGCGATCGCGGCTGGACCGGCGACGTCCCGCGGATGCGCCTCTCGATCGAGAAACTCGCGGCGATCGGCTGGGAACCGGCGCTCGAGAGCGACGCCGCGGTACGACGGGCCGCCGAGGAACTGGCCGCCGAGATCGACGGCGAGTAATACGGTTTACTGTACGTCATTTCCGGCGCAACCGCGATCCGGGCGGCGGTTGCGCCGGTAACTCGGTACAGCAATCCGTATACGTGTCGGCCAGCCGGTCGACGCGGACCGCAAACCGGGCGCGTCGATCGGACCGATCTCGAACACTTTTTACTCGGGTGACGAAAGGGCCTCCGTATGCAAGACCACCGCGTCCTCGTCACGGGCGGTGCGGGATTCATCGGCTCGAATCTCGCGAACCACCTCGCGACGGACAACGACGTGATCGCGATCGACGACTGCTACCTCGGGACCCCAGCGAACCTCGCTGAGGGGGTCGATTTCGCCGAGCGAAGCGTCCTGGAGGACGACCTCCCGACCGACGTGGACGTCGTGTTTCACCTGGCGGCGCTCTCGTCGTACGCGATGCACGAGGAGGATCCGACGACGGGGGCGCGGGTCAACGTCGAGGGGTTCGTCAACGTCGTCGAGCAGGCCCGACAGGACGGCTGTGACACCGTCGTCTACGCGTCGACGTCGTCGATCTACGGAAGTCGCACCGAACCCTCGCCCGAGGACATGCCGGTCTCGGTCAACACCGGCTACGAGGCCTCCAAACTCGCCCGCGAGCGCTACGGCGAGTACTTCGCGAACCACTACGACATGTCGATGGCCGGCATGCGGTTCTTCTCGGTCTACCAGGGCTACGACGGCGCCGAGGAGCACAAGGGGGAGTACGCCAACGTGATCGCGCAGTTCGCCGACGACGTCGCCAGCGGCCGATCGCCGAAACTGTACGGCGACGGCACGCAGACGCGGGACTTCACGCACGTCTCCGATATCGTCCGCGGGCTCGAACTGGCCGCCGACCACGAACTCACCGGCATCTACAACCTGGGGACGGGCGAGGCCTACGCCTTCGATACGGTCGTCGACCTGATCAACGAGGAACTCGGCACCGACGTCGACCCCGAGTACGTCGAGAACCCGATCCCCGAGTCGGTGTACGTGCACGATACCTGCGCTGATTCGTCGAAGATTCGCGAGGAAACCGGCTGGGAGCCACGGATCGACTTCGAGGAGGGGGTTCGGCGCGTGTGTGCGCCGTACACCGACGAGCGAGAGTCAGCGGACGACTAGTCGAGATAGTGGCTCGTTTTCGGCGATCGGTGGCGATCGTACGATTCGAATACCATCGGTAGTGAACCGGGGACGAGCGGTAATGGGCCGGCGACGATTCGGGATCCGGACGCGGCGTTCTGTACGTCGCTCATTATTATGGGTCAGTCAGTGATCCGGGCTGGTACGAATGGGTTTCGCGCGTTCCGTACATCGCTGGCGACTCGCCGAACGTGCCCGTCGGGAGCGCACGCCTCACCTCCAGCCCACGAGCGACAGGCTGGGCCGCCTGCTCTGCGGGTTCGGGATCGCGTCGATCGGGGTGCTCTCTACCGGCTGGCTGGCCCAGGTGACGGAGTTGGACACCGAGGTGATCGCCATCGTGATCGGCATCGCGATCGTTCTGGGCATTCTCACGTTCGCGCTCCTCCTGGCCGCGAAACGGACGGTCGTCGGACCAGCGGACGAGACGTCCGTAGCGCCAGCGACCCCGACCGGAGACGCCACCGAGAGCGCCCAGGTCGCGGTGGTCCAGGACGAAACCGGCGACTGGACGTGGTCCGTCCTGCACCTCGAGAGACGCGCGGAGAGCACGGACCGGGCCGCGTCGCGGTCGGCGGCGACGGAGCAGGTCGAGCGGTTGCAGGCGGCGATCGAGGCCGCCGACTGCCACGAGGTCCCCGAGGCGGCGTTCCGACTGTCCGCCGATCGGGACGACACCTGGCGGTGGACGCTGGACCGCGCCGGCGGCAGTCGCGTCGGTGTCGCCCCCCAGGCGTTCGACGAGCGCGAGGCCGCCGAATCGGCGGTACATTTCCTGCGAGATCACGGCCCCGACGCGGACCTCGTCGACATCGAGGGCGGCGCGTTCACGTTCGATGAGCGTCACGACGGCTGGCACTGGCAACTGGCCGCCAGCGATCGAACCCCGCTCGCCGAGAGCGCCACCGGCTACGAGAGTCGCGACCGCGCCGACGAGGCCGCCGAGACGGTCTCGGACCTGGTCGCCCAGGCAGACCTCCTCGATATCGACCACGTCGGCGCCGAACTGTACGATCGCGAGGACGGCTGGGCGTGGCGGCTGGTCGACGACGCGGACGCCGTCGTCGCCGACTCGACCGGGACGTTCGACACCCGCCGCGACGCCGAGCGCGCCGCGGACGCGGTGCTCCCGGCGCTCGAAT includes:
- a CDS encoding ribbon-helix-helix domain-containing protein, with translation MTEYTTVSIPKELADRVDETIEGTSFQSTSDLVRFLLRSIVIQHQKEGQLTEAEFEEIAEQLQGLGYLD
- a CDS encoding NAD-dependent epimerase/dehydratase family protein, whose product is MQDHRVLVTGGAGFIGSNLANHLATDNDVIAIDDCYLGTPANLAEGVDFAERSVLEDDLPTDVDVVFHLAALSSYAMHEEDPTTGARVNVEGFVNVVEQARQDGCDTVVYASTSSIYGSRTEPSPEDMPVSVNTGYEASKLARERYGEYFANHYDMSMAGMRFFSVYQGYDGAEEHKGEYANVIAQFADDVASGRSPKLYGDGTQTRDFTHVSDIVRGLELAADHELTGIYNLGTGEAYAFDTVVDLINEELGTDVDPEYVENPIPESVYVHDTCADSSKIREETGWEPRIDFEEGVRRVCAPYTDERESADD
- the aglJ gene encoding S-layer glycoprotein N-glycosyltransferase AglJ, yielding MEHDGARVDPVDRTQEVLGMTEETRDIAPEEVCVLIPTLDEAATIGDVIDGFREQGYTNVVVVDGGSSDETQAIARDRGAEVIVQSGDGKGQAVREALEYVTVPYVLMLDGDGTYDPADADRMIEPLSRGYDHVIGNRFADMDDDAMRALNGFGNRLINRSFRFIHGASYEDILSGYRAFTVDSFDRLSLDSDGFTIETELAVECVKHGIETTVVPVSYSARPDESETNLHPIKDGGTILLALYTLAKTNNPLFYFGSLGVAGVLSGGVIAAYVLWQWIQYQQGHEIMALVSAAAILLGVQLIMFGVLSDMLVTLHREQRRRLEQIARDSRQRDDD
- a CDS encoding NAD-dependent epimerase/dehydratase family protein, with the protein product MDLTDARILVTGGAGFVGSQLVDRLLADGNEVVVVDDLSNGRAEWVPADADLFEADLTDPAAVNEVVDADLDLVFHFAARKDPNDDDPRGQFAENTTMTHRLLEACRDAGVEGFAFASSSTVYGEAPRPTPEDFAPLEPISVYGASKLGEEGLVSTYAHSHGLTAWTFRFANVVGPRLRGAVIPDFVEKLRANPDALTILGDGRQEKSYLHVEDCVDAMCHVIETAGADAAEEGDAAAEGAMYTYNLGTRTTTSVDRIADIVSDVLDLDPDYEYTGGDRGWTGDVPRMRLSIEKLAAIGWEPALESDAAVRRAAEELAAEIDGE
- a CDS encoding HVO_A0556 family zinc finger protein, whose protein sequence is MSSATGRSRTVSGTDALALLERNDCAFCADGTLVRERYRDNDAVVCDQCGTPAMQLWDPE